A window from Planctomicrobium piriforme encodes these proteins:
- a CDS encoding argonaute/piwi family protein: MKILRFDEPELQFGTSTHVDIRFGLMNYSPLDFDSDAAPKRIRVGIVGSAASIEGLRDWLERCRNEIPAKQSRQPNLFPRFPGFRSDIAFCSELTFDSALERPISSAAIGDIITGTVRDEQKVRAVTAIVGEVRSLLEKKPDVIVCALPPQLLDAFEPDDDSVDLNNEESGPSTPDTDTIDFHHLLKARCMALPRACPLQLVLPGTYDSKSRRRGKKRGRDIRPLQDDATRAWNFHTALYYKANGVPWRLVHDPSKLQTCFVGVGFYRTLDRESLFASVAQVFNERGNGVVVRGEAAVVEKEDRQVHLSADNAYILLCRALDEYRSEHKTIPARIVVHKTSSHNAAEIDGFTRAAKEHRVEYCELLSLGKSFIRLFRNAEYPPLRGTFLSLDDRNHLLYTRGSVEFYATYPGMYMPRSILIGCDRVEQTPRFLAEEILTLTKMNWNDTQFDGGMPITIRAARQVGNILKYSGQNDPVPSQYSFYM, translated from the coding sequence ATGAAGATTCTCCGCTTTGACGAACCAGAACTCCAATTCGGTACGAGTACGCACGTCGATATTCGATTCGGCTTAATGAACTATTCCCCGCTCGACTTCGACAGCGACGCGGCGCCCAAACGAATTCGAGTTGGAATCGTTGGAAGCGCGGCGTCCATCGAAGGCTTGCGAGATTGGCTGGAACGATGCCGTAACGAGATCCCCGCTAAACAGAGTCGACAGCCCAATCTTTTTCCCAGGTTTCCGGGATTCCGTTCAGACATCGCCTTCTGCTCCGAGTTAACCTTTGATTCCGCGCTGGAACGACCAATCTCATCTGCGGCAATCGGCGACATCATTACCGGCACCGTCCGCGATGAGCAGAAGGTCCGTGCGGTGACGGCCATTGTTGGGGAAGTGCGAAGTCTTCTGGAAAAGAAGCCCGACGTCATCGTCTGCGCGCTGCCGCCTCAGCTGCTCGACGCTTTCGAGCCTGACGATGACTCGGTTGACCTCAACAACGAGGAATCGGGGCCGTCCACGCCGGACACAGATACGATCGATTTCCATCATCTCCTCAAAGCGCGTTGTATGGCGCTGCCGAGAGCCTGCCCGCTGCAACTAGTGTTGCCCGGCACCTACGATTCCAAAAGTCGGCGGCGAGGCAAGAAACGCGGAAGAGACATCCGTCCGCTACAGGATGACGCGACGCGAGCTTGGAACTTTCACACGGCGCTCTATTACAAAGCGAATGGTGTCCCGTGGCGGCTGGTCCATGATCCGAGCAAGCTCCAAACTTGCTTTGTGGGCGTGGGCTTCTACCGGACGCTTGATCGCGAAAGCCTGTTTGCCAGTGTCGCCCAGGTGTTCAATGAACGCGGCAACGGCGTCGTCGTTCGCGGTGAAGCCGCCGTCGTCGAGAAAGAAGACCGTCAGGTACACCTGTCGGCGGATAACGCCTACATTCTTCTCTGCCGAGCACTAGACGAATATCGCAGCGAGCACAAGACAATTCCCGCCCGGATCGTCGTTCACAAGACATCATCGCACAATGCCGCGGAGATTGACGGCTTTACGCGCGCGGCAAAGGAGCACCGCGTCGAATACTGTGAACTCTTGTCGCTCGGCAAGTCGTTCATCAGGTTGTTTCGCAACGCCGAGTATCCGCCGCTGAGGGGAACCTTTCTTTCCCTCGATGATCGCAACCACCTTCTTTACACACGGGGCAGCGTGGAGTTCTATGCGACGTATCCCGGCATGTACATGCCCCGTAGCATCCTGATTGGCTGCGACCGTGTTGAGCAGACTCCGAGGTTTCTTGCGGAAGAAATCCTAACTCTCACGAAAATGAATTGGAACGACACGCAGTTTGATGGCGGGATGCCGATCACGATTCGCGCCGCCCGTCAGGTGGGCAACATTCTCAAGTACTCTGGGCAAAACGATCCTGTGCCGTCGCAGTACAGCTTTTACATGTGA
- a CDS encoding AbiU2 domain-containing protein, with translation MNLSPRSRVYLLAMSIIDLREELNFPKPPGFPPEVREVFGALRNEVTFLHGIWDTYAQLYGTEDSVAALNGIAPGAFSFLGYVLRHDLFMTICRITDPKQTGKKENLTLERLLHVIKGQSADPRLVSALEEQLKEINSACEPFRVRRNRILGHLDLKTALRTHPEPLPAIERVRIIDVVDRIAKYMNEVLGHYTAAHADFVPLISGPAGNIVHGLREFQRLRKLQYERQIAELHDGSGNVSPGS, from the coding sequence GTGAACCTTTCCCCTCGTAGTCGCGTCTACCTCCTCGCCATGAGCATAATAGACCTCCGAGAAGAGCTGAACTTTCCCAAGCCACCCGGCTTTCCGCCGGAGGTTCGCGAGGTGTTCGGTGCGCTCCGTAATGAGGTCACGTTTCTCCACGGAATCTGGGACACATACGCACAGCTCTACGGCACCGAAGATTCAGTAGCAGCCCTCAACGGCATTGCACCTGGGGCGTTCTCCTTCTTGGGGTACGTGCTGCGGCACGATCTCTTTATGACGATTTGTCGAATCACCGATCCCAAGCAAACCGGAAAGAAGGAGAACCTCACGCTCGAACGCTTGCTTCACGTCATCAAAGGCCAGTCGGCGGATCCTCGACTGGTCAGCGCGCTGGAAGAGCAACTTAAGGAGATCAACTCGGCGTGCGAGCCCTTTCGCGTGCGAAGAAATCGCATCCTCGGGCACCTCGACCTGAAGACGGCGCTAAGGACGCATCCCGAGCCGCTGCCGGCGATCGAACGAGTCCGGATCATCGATGTCGTGGATCGCATCGCCAAGTACATGAACGAGGTCCTCGGCCACTACACCGCTGCTCACGCAGATTTCGTCCCGCTCATCAGCGGGCCGGCCGGCAACATCGTGCACGGCCTCCGGGAGTTTCAGCGACTTCGCAAGCTGCAGTACGAACGGCAGATTGCGGAGCTGCACGACGGCTCTGGAAATGTCTCGCCCGGCAGCTGA
- a CDS encoding SOS response-associated peptidase, translating to MCGRYNLRATPAQLKEFFHLFREPEGSDRPRYNFAPTQTVVAIRGVNGHREAGLFRWELVPVWAKDLMIGASLINARADTVATKSAFRSDYKRRRCLIPAGGFYEWLRGRPSRSSRSTFTGETMPPGIRRLVGTMGQGGNGGQLLLHPNDRRQRPDAANPHTECR from the coding sequence ATGTGCGGTCGCTATAACCTGCGGGCTACGCCGGCGCAGCTCAAAGAGTTCTTCCACCTGTTCCGCGAGCCGGAGGGGTCCGACCGTCCCCGCTACAACTTCGCCCCCACGCAAACGGTGGTCGCGATTCGGGGCGTGAACGGTCACCGGGAGGCGGGCCTGTTCCGCTGGGAACTGGTGCCGGTCTGGGCCAAGGATCTGATGATCGGGGCCTCGCTCATCAACGCCCGGGCCGATACGGTCGCCACGAAGTCGGCGTTCCGCTCCGACTACAAACGCCGCCGCTGCCTGATCCCCGCCGGCGGGTTCTATGAATGGCTCCGGGGCCGGCCAAGCAGGAGCAGCCGTTCCACATTCACCGGCGAGACGATGCCCCCTGGCATTCGCCGGCTTGTGGGAACAATGGGACAAGGGGGAAATGGCGGTCAACTCCTGCTCCATCCTAACGACCGACGGCAACGACCTGATGCAGCCAATCCACATACCGAATGCCGGTGA
- a CDS encoding transposase, which yields MRTAKSRWWIEHSYKELKDELGLDHFEGRSWRGWHHHVVLVLLAYAFLQAQRRRPSKKRASR from the coding sequence GTGCGGACCGCCAAGAGCCGCTGGTGGATCGAACACTCATACAAAGAACTCAAGGACGAACTGGGACTGGACCACTTTGAAGGCCGTTCCTGGCGGGGCTGGCACCACCATGTGGTGCTGGTGCTGCTGGCCTATGCGTTCCTGCAAGCACAGCGTCGTCGTCCGTCAAAAAAAAGAGCGTCCCGCTGA
- the avs1a gene encoding AVAST type 1 anti-phage system MBL fold metallo-hydrolase Avs1a, with protein sequence MTTSITMFPARNGDALLLTYDGAPQCSVLIDGGYKDTFDNHICPVLQAMAGRGACLDALVVTHIDADHITGILRLLELNGPFRSSNIIPIRLVLHNSFRNLPLDSDAEASFSKPDLELLHEIRSHGHRRPNEVDSEISASQGSTLASLLRAGDYNWNNGDGHESISSPNVIALPSNVTLTLLGPTITRLTALRDWWMAKIRRLGVAGMIGQMPLLEDVFEFMCENEPGIARLDKELASHANSTTVLQDIYEPDESVTNSSSISLLCETPNSRILLPGDCWAEDLESALSSGIDLAKPFDAIKISHHGSFHNTSPRLLRIIDSPRFFISTDGRKHGHPDIQVLKEIVDRPAEFERHLYFNYRTSASRFMASYSSKSGTPFIVHEEVDMPVLISG encoded by the coding sequence ATGACAACAAGCATCACCATGTTCCCCGCACGTAATGGTGACGCGTTGCTGTTGACCTATGATGGCGCGCCTCAATGCTCGGTGCTCATTGACGGTGGTTACAAAGACACGTTCGACAACCATATTTGTCCAGTTCTTCAGGCCATGGCTGGACGCGGTGCATGTCTAGATGCTCTTGTTGTCACCCATATCGATGCTGATCATATCACAGGTATACTACGGCTTTTGGAACTCAACGGCCCATTTCGCTCTTCGAACATCATTCCAATTCGCCTTGTCTTGCACAACAGTTTTCGAAATTTGCCATTAGACTCCGACGCAGAAGCATCGTTCAGCAAGCCGGATTTGGAGCTCCTCCATGAAATTCGCAGCCATGGACACCGACGGCCTAATGAAGTCGATTCTGAAATCAGTGCGAGTCAAGGGAGCACCCTGGCGTCGTTGCTCCGTGCTGGAGACTACAACTGGAACAATGGAGATGGCCATGAGTCGATCTCGTCACCAAATGTCATCGCACTGCCTTCGAATGTAACACTTACACTTCTAGGGCCGACCATCACGCGTTTGACTGCGCTACGAGACTGGTGGATGGCAAAAATCCGTCGACTCGGTGTCGCGGGGATGATCGGCCAAATGCCGCTGCTTGAAGACGTTTTTGAATTCATGTGCGAGAACGAACCCGGCATTGCACGTCTCGATAAAGAATTGGCCTCGCATGCAAACAGCACCACAGTTCTGCAGGACATCTACGAGCCAGATGAATCCGTTACCAACTCCAGTTCGATTTCTCTTCTATGTGAAACTCCTAACAGCCGAATTCTACTCCCGGGCGATTGCTGGGCAGAAGACCTTGAATCCGCCTTATCCAGTGGGATAGATCTTGCCAAGCCTTTTGATGCGATCAAGATTTCCCACCATGGTAGCTTTCACAACACTAGTCCACGCCTATTGCGCATAATTGATTCCCCCCGATTCTTCATTTCTACAGATGGACGAAAACACGGGCATCCTGATATCCAAGTACTGAAAGAAATTGTTGATCGTCCCGCAGAGTTTGAGAGACATCTGTATTTCAACTATAGAACTTCGGCGTCCCGTTTCATGGCAAGCTACTCCAGTAAATCGGGTACGCCTTTCATCGTCCACGAAGAAGTGGACATGCCTGTCCTCATTTCAGGGTGA
- a CDS encoding SOS response-associated peptidase family protein encodes MCGRYNLRATPAQLKEFFNLFREPEGADRPRYNIAPAYQVVDFTQAVLNRVEIHAVCRTCRSSESEILDIG; translated from the coding sequence ATGTGCGGACGCTATAACCTCCGGGCCACGCCGGCGCAGCTCAAAGAGTTCTTCAATCTGTTCCGCGAGCCGGAGGGGGCCGACCGTCCTCGCTACAACATCGCCCCCGCGTATCAGGTGGTCGATTTCACCCAGGCAGTCTTGAATCGGGTAGAAATCCACGCGGTGTGTCGGACCTGCCGCAGTTCGGAGAGCGAGATTCTCGACATTGGCTGA
- a CDS encoding IS5 family transposase gives MRDRPSDQDLLFYTINVESRIRPDHPLRSLKRTIDAILNEMSPLLTAAYSKTGRPSVPPERLLKALMLLALYSIRRERQLVERIDTNLLFRWFLDMSPGDHVFDATEFTHNRPRLDEYGLTAAFFDAVLVKALQAGLCSDEHFSVDGSLIESYASIKSIRTKDVEAQQDADSNSFKPRNPEVDFHGQKRTNDTHASWTVPEAKLYRKGMGKKAKLSHMGHALAEKRNGLVMGVVMTETNGTAECEAALVLLDRLQARHARSPKTLGADKGNDSGPFYLDLEQRGVTPHCAVIGTSPPKTENVAPCRRLAVVARERMKARLTTVGYQLSQRSGKKVEEYFGWMKTVAGLGRSRWVGRWKLQQQLELTAAGYNLVRMRKLSASR, from the coding sequence ATGCGTGATCGGCCCAGTGATCAGGATCTCTTGTTTTACACGATCAACGTGGAGTCGCGGATTCGACCCGATCACCCGCTCCGCAGCCTGAAGCGGACCATTGATGCCATTCTCAACGAGATGTCCCCGCTGTTGACAGCCGCCTACAGCAAAACTGGTCGACCCAGCGTTCCACCAGAGCGATTGCTGAAAGCCTTAATGCTACTGGCCCTGTATTCGATTCGGAGGGAGAGACAACTGGTCGAGCGGATCGATACGAATCTGCTGTTTCGCTGGTTTCTGGACATGTCACCGGGAGATCACGTCTTTGATGCCACTGAGTTCACCCACAACCGTCCCCGACTGGACGAATATGGCCTGACGGCAGCCTTCTTCGATGCCGTGCTGGTCAAAGCGCTGCAGGCAGGCCTGTGCAGTGACGAGCATTTCAGTGTGGATGGTTCCCTGATCGAGAGCTACGCCTCGATCAAAAGTATCCGGACCAAGGATGTGGAAGCTCAGCAGGATGCCGATTCCAATTCGTTCAAGCCACGCAATCCTGAAGTGGATTTCCACGGACAGAAGAGAACTAACGACACGCATGCCAGTTGGACAGTTCCCGAAGCGAAGCTGTACCGCAAAGGGATGGGGAAAAAGGCCAAATTGTCACACATGGGACACGCCCTGGCCGAGAAGCGAAATGGTCTGGTGATGGGTGTCGTCATGACTGAAACCAATGGAACAGCGGAGTGCGAGGCAGCACTGGTTCTGCTGGATCGCCTGCAAGCACGCCACGCTCGTTCGCCGAAAACCCTGGGAGCTGACAAGGGGAACGACAGCGGCCCGTTTTATCTGGACCTCGAACAACGAGGAGTAACACCGCATTGTGCCGTGATCGGAACTTCGCCTCCCAAGACAGAGAATGTTGCTCCCTGTCGTCGCCTGGCAGTGGTCGCACGGGAGCGGATGAAAGCCCGCCTCACCACGGTCGGATATCAACTCAGTCAGCGGAGCGGCAAGAAAGTTGAAGAGTACTTCGGATGGATGAAAACGGTGGCGGGATTGGGGCGGAGTCGCTGGGTGGGACGATGGAAACTTCAGCAGCAACTGGAACTGACCGCAGCCGGTTACAATCTCGTGCGGATGCGAAAGCTGTCGGCGTCCCGATGA
- a CDS encoding restriction endonuclease, whose product MDITFHYPPELFNLLVDTIPRLCRSKEDTVLFLRGAGISSQLTADLSEIIRTNRKEIDKFKIVRTVLTRLNEKGEVALRERREIVKRVVEFDDFSHCWDNERLKAQGLVCQIQKLVNVKDSFTRMKSERDQERKDHIAKKERELAEILRKREAIESIKNELYALFGEENPRARGKKLEGILNRWFAEAGIGVRKAFEVVDPDGAGIVEQVDGVIDLNGHLCFVEMKWWKDPVGVAEISQHMMRVFLRAETRAILISASEYTETAVASCRQALTQKAVTLCTLQELVTVLERQANIAVFLSRKMHTTIIDKSPFPSVAIE is encoded by the coding sequence ATGGATATTACTTTTCACTATCCGCCTGAGTTATTCAACCTGCTTGTCGATACGATTCCGCGACTATGCCGGTCCAAGGAGGATACCGTTCTCTTTCTGCGGGGGGCCGGCATTTCTTCACAACTCACGGCTGATTTGTCAGAAATTATCCGCACAAACCGAAAGGAAATTGACAAGTTCAAAATCGTGCGAACGGTCCTCACCCGATTAAATGAAAAAGGCGAAGTCGCTCTACGCGAGCGGAGAGAAATCGTTAAACGTGTTGTTGAGTTCGACGATTTCTCGCATTGCTGGGACAATGAACGCCTGAAAGCGCAAGGGCTTGTGTGCCAGATCCAAAAGCTTGTGAACGTCAAAGACTCGTTCACGCGAATGAAAAGCGAAAGGGACCAAGAGCGAAAAGACCATATCGCGAAGAAAGAGCGGGAACTCGCTGAAATCTTGAGAAAGCGAGAAGCTATTGAATCAATTAAAAATGAGCTGTACGCACTTTTTGGTGAGGAAAATCCCAGAGCACGCGGCAAAAAATTGGAAGGGATTCTCAATCGCTGGTTTGCTGAAGCAGGGATTGGCGTTCGAAAAGCCTTTGAAGTTGTCGATCCGGACGGCGCCGGAATTGTTGAACAGGTGGATGGAGTGATTGACCTTAACGGGCACCTGTGCTTTGTCGAAATGAAATGGTGGAAAGATCCCGTCGGCGTTGCAGAGATTTCTCAGCACATGATGCGAGTTTTCCTTCGGGCAGAGACGCGTGCAATACTCATCTCTGCTTCGGAATATACGGAAACTGCTGTCGCATCATGCCGACAAGCGCTCACACAAAAAGCTGTCACGCTCTGCACGTTGCAGGAGTTGGTGACAGTATTGGAACGGCAGGCCAACATAGCCGTGTTTTTGAGCCGAAAGATGCACACGACGATCATCGACAAGTCTCCTTTTCCAAGCGTCGCTATTGAATAG
- a CDS encoding glycosyltransferase, with the protein MDSQGGYLTAEEVNLVHNQSRIGVILSEQEGGCGASTEYLLAGLPVVSTSSTGGRDLFYDSGNSIICEPTVDGVRSALNQTLAMEWSP; encoded by the coding sequence ATGGACTCCCAGGGAGGGTATCTGACTGCGGAAGAAGTGAATCTGGTTCACAACCAAAGCCGAATCGGCGTCATTCTCTCCGAACAGGAAGGAGGTTGTGGGGCGTCGACAGAATACCTGCTGGCCGGCCTACCGGTCGTCTCGACTTCTTCCACGGGAGGACGGGATTTGTTCTACGACTCCGGCAATTCGATCATCTGTGAGCCGACCGTTGACGGAGTTCGTTCGGCATTGAATCAGACTCTTGCGATGGAGTGGTCACCCTAG
- a CDS encoding DUF4365 domain-containing protein — MEFPKRTTEHVTEAASWKILQAKSPAAWILREVTERDYGIDAYIEVTSTKGEITGNLCSIQLKGTEKIVWKEGENGPRATLSVSTITVNYWMHLPVPVFLVLADLSTGRAHFAPVKPQVRKRFKEYLSQKSVSFHFTPDVEIGTEAGNLAFILMEVRETFHKRFHTTLREFLIHWQQYLDFIQGHSGWDVHLGVESNDEMIFVHIFTSSKFLADFLDLDWPFPPLADIYKSEKHWNDQYYRLHQHTLNPLLESLEPVYLAILDKCRDYVLTTHKEYWRIADRLLVEHCHYLNFQQHLDEIAKRKRP, encoded by the coding sequence ATGGAATTCCCGAAGCGAACCACCGAGCACGTCACCGAAGCCGCGTCGTGGAAGATCCTGCAGGCGAAGTCGCCGGCCGCATGGATTTTGCGCGAGGTGACCGAACGGGACTACGGGATCGACGCCTACATCGAGGTCACATCCACCAAGGGAGAAATCACCGGGAATCTTTGCTCGATCCAGCTCAAAGGCACGGAAAAGATCGTATGGAAGGAAGGTGAGAACGGGCCGCGAGCGACGCTCTCCGTTTCCACCATCACGGTGAACTACTGGATGCACCTTCCGGTCCCGGTGTTCTTGGTCCTAGCGGACCTCTCCACAGGCCGTGCCCACTTCGCCCCCGTGAAGCCGCAGGTTCGGAAGCGGTTCAAGGAATACCTGTCGCAAAAATCTGTCAGCTTTCACTTCACTCCTGACGTCGAAATCGGTACCGAAGCGGGGAACCTCGCCTTCATCCTTATGGAAGTCCGGGAGACCTTTCACAAGCGATTCCATACGACCCTGCGCGAGTTCCTTATCCACTGGCAGCAGTACCTCGACTTCATTCAAGGGCACTCAGGATGGGACGTGCATCTTGGGGTCGAGTCGAACGACGAGATGATATTTGTCCACATCTTCACGTCGAGCAAATTCCTCGCGGACTTCCTGGACCTCGACTGGCCGTTCCCACCGCTTGCCGACATCTACAAGAGCGAGAAGCACTGGAACGACCAGTATTACCGTCTGCATCAGCACACTCTGAACCCTCTTCTCGAATCCCTCGAACCCGTCTACCTCGCGATACTCGACAAGTGCCGGGACTATGTTCTAACGACACACAAAGAATATTGGCGGATCGCCGATCGTCTGCTCGTGGAGCACTGCCATTACCTGAACTTCCAGCAACATCTCGACGAGATCGCCAAGCGGAAGCGGCCCTGA
- a CDS encoding recombinase family protein has translation MTRNRISKKSHQRVSNHEFNWIRTELGDTELLSVLIYRRFSTDEQDHSSVVDQEAYCRKFLTASGAAGARIQVVTDEGISGEIRSRTGIDEVWRGIEENRWNLILCEDASRLYRNENWCMDLVGLAVDQRIRVIAINDYVDTTDDDWESRLHQAMQVHGLTNRYTSLRIKRRHSGLWEMGAAMCALRPGYQRRPTTPATTTDPAKGPFYDEIDPKWKPVIVEAYTRIAVKVVPWDVAMWLTEVGLPKSRNALLDDWTDKNVINLIRNPIYRGQERYRKTFSKKRRSTGRRDQEKNIPQNVLWRNMPHLRIVDDALWQEANAAIDSRSPGHECTRGDNNSTYRIPRGSRGPLSGIFKCLCGANMVPIGENGYRCSNANNRLTPCWIKATSKREIVHQAFSDAIISHLRSIRTTIPEILMDINAAATERIVLQDELDQLRAVASDLTEKIQSLVDAIENKPNSQPLQDRLQQRELELARVEAKIDQSERRWVDAKTPAAEEIENQIDGLIEAVRTMDRSSRSAICQLTAKMHSVPFSQFGSGKVVLRVRMTWNPAAILPPAFRLLIQSLIDGGVLPCLAPRHCEFDVFQQSGCPQHWVAVREHIAAGLGPTAIGKILGISKRKVCLARDYGEKLLAAGMTQPFTELSESPMNAARWGSRHRQWKR, from the coding sequence ATGACGCGGAATCGAATTTCAAAAAAGTCACACCAGCGAGTTTCAAACCACGAATTCAATTGGATTCGAACAGAATTAGGCGACACAGAACTTCTGAGTGTTTTGATCTACAGGAGGTTTTCAACCGATGAGCAAGACCATAGTTCTGTCGTTGACCAGGAAGCCTACTGCCGGAAATTTTTAACGGCATCCGGCGCGGCTGGAGCTCGTATTCAGGTCGTCACCGATGAGGGGATTTCAGGGGAGATTCGCTCGCGAACTGGAATCGACGAGGTATGGCGAGGTATTGAGGAAAACCGATGGAACCTGATTCTTTGTGAAGATGCGAGCCGTTTGTATCGCAACGAAAACTGGTGCATGGATCTGGTCGGCCTCGCGGTTGACCAACGAATTCGGGTGATCGCGATCAATGACTATGTTGACACAACGGATGACGACTGGGAATCGCGGCTGCACCAAGCCATGCAGGTCCATGGCCTAACCAACCGGTACACATCGCTACGAATCAAACGCCGCCACAGCGGCTTGTGGGAGATGGGGGCTGCTATGTGTGCACTCCGCCCAGGCTATCAACGGAGACCAACGACTCCCGCTACGACTACCGATCCGGCAAAGGGACCATTTTACGACGAGATTGATCCAAAGTGGAAGCCGGTAATTGTCGAGGCATACACTCGGATTGCGGTGAAAGTAGTGCCGTGGGATGTCGCAATGTGGCTGACTGAAGTTGGCCTGCCGAAATCACGCAATGCGCTGCTTGACGACTGGACCGACAAAAACGTCATCAATCTGATTCGTAATCCAATCTACCGTGGTCAGGAGCGATACCGCAAAACCTTCTCAAAGAAGCGTCGCTCGACGGGGCGGCGGGATCAGGAGAAAAACATTCCTCAAAACGTGTTATGGCGCAATATGCCGCATCTGCGCATCGTCGATGACGCTCTATGGCAGGAAGCAAACGCTGCCATCGATTCGCGATCCCCGGGGCATGAATGTACTCGGGGCGACAACAATTCCACATACAGAATACCCCGAGGATCTCGCGGTCCGCTGTCGGGCATCTTTAAATGTTTGTGCGGTGCCAATATGGTACCGATCGGCGAGAATGGGTATCGCTGTTCAAATGCGAATAACCGTCTCACACCCTGCTGGATCAAAGCGACCTCGAAGCGAGAGATTGTTCATCAGGCATTCAGTGACGCGATCATTTCTCATTTGAGATCGATCCGCACGACGATTCCCGAAATATTGATGGACATCAACGCCGCTGCCACAGAGCGAATCGTCCTACAGGACGAACTCGATCAACTGCGAGCCGTCGCAAGTGACCTTACAGAAAAAATTCAGTCCTTGGTGGATGCAATTGAGAACAAGCCAAACAGCCAACCACTTCAAGATCGCCTTCAACAGCGCGAATTAGAACTCGCCCGGGTCGAGGCGAAGATCGATCAATCCGAGCGTCGTTGGGTCGACGCAAAAACACCGGCGGCGGAAGAGATTGAAAATCAAATCGACGGATTGATTGAGGCGGTTCGAACAATGGATCGGTCGTCTCGTTCTGCGATCTGCCAGCTCACTGCGAAAATGCATTCTGTTCCATTTTCACAATTTGGGAGCGGAAAAGTGGTACTTCGGGTCCGGATGACATGGAATCCTGCGGCGATCTTGCCGCCGGCTTTCCGGCTGCTGATTCAATCGCTGATTGACGGCGGCGTCTTACCGTGCCTAGCACCGCGACATTGTGAATTTGACGTTTTCCAGCAAAGTGGCTGCCCGCAGCATTGGGTGGCCGTACGAGAACACATTGCGGCAGGATTAGGTCCCACTGCAATCGGCAAGATTCTGGGAATCTCGAAACGGAAGGTATGCTTGGCTCGTGATTACGGCGAGAAATTGCTCGCAGCTGGAATGACGCAACCGTTCACTGAGTTGTCCGAATCGCCCATGAATGCAGCTCGATGGGGCTCGCGTCACAGGCAATGGAAGAGATAA